One part of the Coffea eugenioides isolate CCC68of chromosome 10, Ceug_1.0, whole genome shotgun sequence genome encodes these proteins:
- the LOC113748805 gene encoding uncharacterized protein LOC113748805: protein MKTVMITSWTAQNPGRRFAKCALGEDGCGYWGWIDDEMCARSTMIIPGLLRKINGMEEKMVEFEKAARKWEAKAVKLEGKMKPLQTEIAKYKSANKRLIRCAVLPWLIVVLAMLVMRIDNSGGMLQICGIVENP, encoded by the exons ATGAAGACAGTAATGATAACTTCATGGACTGCACAAAATCCGGGAAGAAGATTTGCCAAATGCGCATTGGGGGAG gatggCTGTGGCTATTGGGGTTGGATAGATGATGAAATGTGCGCTCGATCTACAATGATTATACCGGGTCTACTCAGAAAGATCAATGGAATGGAGGAaaaaatggttgaatttgaaaaAGCTGCAAGAAAGTGGGAAGCAAAAGCTGTGAAATTGGAGGGTAAAATGAAGCCACTTCAAACTGAAATTGCCAAGTACAAATCAGCCAATAAGCGACTCATTCGATGCGCAGTGTTGCCTTGGCTAATAGTTGTCTTAGCAATGTTAGTTATGAGAATAGATAATTCTGGTGGCATGCTACAAATTTGTGGCATCGTTGAAAATCCTTGA